The genome window aaaagaaaagagaataaAAAGCTATAGGAAAATGTCTATAATGAGCAGTTTTGAAGCAGATTTCTCATTTTACTGACTGATGCTTAATAAAGACAATAATCCAGTGTTGGTCCCGCGAGTCTCACTCTTCTTGTAAGACAGTTCATTATTTAAGCACAGAATTCTTTATTTCGATGCCCGTGGCTCTTGTGGTCCTCCATACATAACAACGTGTGACAGCAAACTGCAGTGACTGCACAAGCCTGAGCTAAAGGGTCGAGGATAAACACTGCTTGTTTTATACAATAGCTCCCTCTAGTGGTATGTTTTCGTATCCATTAAGATGTGTACGGATCCGATGTCTCTGACTAAACTTTCAGGAGTGGGAGGTTAAGTTTCCCATGACGCCACATGAGAAACACGGACTGTTGTGGAGGGGTTCACCAGTAAGTTCATATAGAGAAATACTGAGCAGATTTGGTGCAACTCTCCACAGCAGTCTCAGTATGCCATTAATTTACATGGAAGAACAAACTGTATTTCCTGCATCAAACACAGTACATCTAGTTTTAATGATGAGTGACCAGTGAAGTTTCCATTCTGTGCCAGCAATGACCACCAATACCAACATCAACACTTAATTACTTGTTGATTATTTTtacagttattatttttattgcatttttcaAAATCTTAAGGTGACGTGGATATCAATTCAAGGTAAAAAAATATGCATCCAACTGTCCATTTTCTTCCATAATGGAGCAAACACTATTAGAACACTGGGACCAGAACAATATTTTTGCTTGACTAATGAGCCCATGCTTTGGCGAGATACTCAACCCCAAGTTTGGTCTAATGGATCCATTGTAGTGTAAGTGTGAATGCATGAAAGCAGTATATGAACAATATGGGAAAGAGCAGAGAcacaatttaatttaatgacaTACAGTAGTGGGGTTACAAACACACTGGGTGTGCAAAGACAGGAATGGAGAagaagtgcatcatgggaagtcccaCATTCTACTTTTAGGATCTctctgaaccaccaggaagtgtgCAGTCTGAGAACGAAGTGCTCTGATTGGACAATATGGTATTATCGGGCCTTTAAGATATGATGTGGTCTGATTGTTCAAGAGTTTTATGCGAGGAGACAGGTTTTATATTCacttctggatttaacaggaagccgaTAAAGAGAAGTTGATATAGGAGAAATGTGATCTCATTTTCTAATCCCTTTTAATATTGTCACTGTAGAGATTTCTATGGAAGGTTCACTCTAAAAATTTTATAGTCTAACCATTTTAAAAAGAAGGTTTACAAGATCGTAGTGAGCCTTGCTATGATGTATGTTTGGAGGCGGTGGGACTGAAAAAAAGGACAGGAGGCTAAGAtggaggtggcagagttgaagatgctaagattttcattgggagCAAGCAgaatggacaggattagaaatgagtgtatcagagggacagctcaggttgagtggTATGGAGTAAAGTTacagaagcaaggctgagatggatTGGCCATGTGCAGACGAGAGATAGTGGACAAAATGGATAAAGGATgctgaatatggagctgccaggcaggaggaaaagaagacGACCGCAGAGGAGGTTCAGGGATCTAGTGAAGGAGGATGTGCAGAGGGCTGGAGTGACAGAGGAAGATGCTAgtgatagggtgagatggaagcAGATGATCCCCTAAAGGGAGCACCCAAAAGAAGAAATTGTTAAAGACTATAAGCAAACAACATCATTCTACACCATGACCGAGGTTGTGAAAAGGATTAAGCTACAGTAAACGCCAGCAACAACCTTAACTGAAGTAGTCATGTCTGTTACACGAGCACTGcaataacacaaaaacattaagTGTGACCTACAGCAGATCACGAGAAAATATTCCAAGAATATGAGTTTATGAAAAACGCTACTTATTAGAGATTTGTGCGCACATGATGAACAGTTTATCAGCTTAACATTTTGTACAGAGTTGGATAATCCACCTCACATCATGGATCAGGAATAACTTCTATACTAAGATGAAAGGAGAGGAATGTATATCATAAAGTCGTTTACTGTAGTAACTGTGACACGTTTAAACTAAAGGTTATAAGTCGCACTTTGAAATAAGACcctgtttatttattataaggaggacagatttttttttcttttacctcaAAATGTATAATTAGAAAATAGTCATAATAATtaatacttttaaaatatttttaataaataaaataaatatatataagttAAACtcttaaaatatttcatttaaattaaatacaaaaataaaatctacacttgaaataataaacattttgtgAACTTACAAAACTGCACAGCCTGCTTGATGAGGCTTCCGTGCACGTTTGTTGATTGGTTACGTCATGACTTCGAGGTCAGCTGTCTTCTTCGCCAAGTGTTTGCATTGTAACACCTATTCCGATGGTCATAAACGCCGACAGAAACCGTATTGTATTAAAATGACCGAAAGCAACAGTGAGACTACTAAAACGTTTATATGAGCAGATTCCCCCCGAAAACTTTTTGATTCTAAACTACGATGAAAACATGAACccaaaactaaaataacagcTCAGAAAGTAAAAGACTGCAATAACTCTGGGTCCACTGAGTGTTATCGTAATCCCTGCCTCAATCCCACAGCCGCTCTTTATGAGTGTATTCAAGCGAGTCACTCAGCTCTTCATTTATCAAACAAAAAGCTGCTCTATTGGCGGCCGCCATCAGCCGACCGTCCTATAATCCGGCACAGTTACATAAAACAAGCCTCCAACCCCAACGTCACACGGAGAGGTAACTACACTCCAAAGCGTGGCATTCTTTTTTGTGTGACTCGTTGGCTTCTCCTGGACGCAGAAGGAGCAGGTGTGTCTAAGCGTCATGATTGTGTTAGTAGACTTGTTGCTGATGCTAATCGACCTAACCGGCTCTATCCTGAGTGCCATCCTGCAGACTTTCCTTCGGCCGAGGCTTAAATGCATCGATGGGGAGCTGTGTCTGATCACGGGAGCCGGGGGCGCGCTGGGTCGGCTGTTCGCCCTGGAGTTTGCCAAAGAGGGGGCCCACCTGGTGCTGTGGGACTGCAACGCGGCTGCCAACGAGCAGACTGCCAGGCTGGTGCGAGAACTGGGCGTCCGGGTGCACACCTACACGGTGGACCTGTCCAAGCGTCGGAACATTTACGAGACAGCGAACCGGGTGAGAGCGGAGGTCGGGCATGTCTCCATAATGGTCAACAACGCAGGCGTAGTGGCTGGACGGAGGCTGCTGGACTGTCCGGATGAGCTTCTGGAGAGGACTCTGCTGGTGAACTGCCACGCGCTTTTCTGGGTGAGAGCTGATGctttttttacgcacacatTCGTGAACCaccactttaaagaaaaaaattaatgggCGATCCACCGGTCTCACAGGAGTTATGTAACACCCATTTAGTGTCCTCCTCGCTGGTTCCGGTTGGACTTGTGCACTGATGTGTCATAATGATGATCATAACTCATGTacacatgtaaataaaaacacgcTACAAGCCAGCATCAAGTTAGGTACGTGATCCTGCTTTTGATCCTCCTAAAGCCTCAATCTGCTGCTCATAAAATAAGTGACAATTAGCGGATTTGCGTAAAATCGACGAGAGACAAACGGTGGGCGGCTTTTCTCTTTATTGTTAACAAATAAGCTACACCTGATCCGTCAAATGAGACTTGTTTCTCTCCTGTTTAACCACGTGTTAGCTTTTATTCCAAGTTTCACTGTTTGAATACATATTCATAGCACAAATACAGTATCAGTTAAAGTCATAAAGCTGTGAAACATCGACAACGTCCcattttcagttttcaaaacCAAGATCCTCCAAACAATAAAACCAACCTTCATGTGCATATTCCCATATCTTCGTAGGTTTTGGGGGGTTGGCATGTAAATACACAAGCTATTTTACACTAAAGCCTACCTGGAGTCAACTATTTTTCTCTGCATGTCTAATCAAGAGTTCATTTGCCATTAATAGCCTTTCTTTGGGAATGTCCTCACTTGACTTTTTGCCCCATTAAATGGCTTTTAAAGCATTCTTAAATTGCATTTAAAAGGAGCTTCTGTGCAAGTTtgcagctccatatttttattgttgGACTTTGTAATTGTCTTGTGAACTTGGCCTGATGCAGCCTGACGGTTCCTCGTCTGTCTTAAACAAGCCCTTTTAGCTCCTATATttttaagtcctctgtctttTAGCATACTTTGCTCCAGAGCTGTGTGCAGGTACTgatgtctctctctctatgaTGTCACACAGAGCCAAATGCCCAAAAAAACAGTGTGAGAAAGGTAATTTATAACAGTCTGGAGTCTGAGTACTTACTTCTAAATATCATCACTGCACGAGAtcaaaataaggaaaagcacaATAATTCCACTTTAATTTCTGAAAAGTTGTAGACACATAAAGTATGCAAATCAGATTTTGAGCTTTAAGCAAAGGTTTATGGTTCCTGGCCCCCATGATAAGCTTTACTGCTTCACTTACTGCTGCAACCTTCCTAATTTCACCCAACAGATGACGAAAGCGTTCCTGCCACGGATGAAAGAACAAAATCACGGCCACATCGTGACCGTCGCCAGTGCACTTGGACTGTTCAGCACTGCCTGCGTTGAGGTACCCTGCAAAGAACTGTTCGAGCACAAACTTAACAGAAATACTTTCCAAAGCGTATGTTAACTGACCCGACAACTCATTTAAAGGCTCCTCTCTCTGGTCTTTCTACTTCCCCCTACAGGATTACTGTGCTAGTAAATTTGGAGCTGTTGGATTCCACGAGTCACTGACACATGAGTTGATAGCAGAAGACCTGAATGGCATCAAAACCACTTTAGTATGTCCTTATATTGTAGACACAGGGATGTTCGCAGGCTGTGAAATCAGGTGAGATGCAATTATTCACAACTGGAGCTTGCTGGGTGGTAATAATGAAGTAAAGCTGCATTTCAGTATGTCCTTTAATGCCTCTGTATTGCATTTACCAGGAAAGAGCTTCGCAGCATAATTCCACCTCTTGAGCCTCTCTACACTGTGCAGCAGTCTATGAAAGCCATCCTAGCAGAACAGCAGATGATCTGCATTCCTCGTCTTATGTACATCCCCTTTCTTGCAAGAGCGTAAGTACTAAGTGGATTATATGACATGATCAGCTGCTTTTA of Maylandia zebra isolate NMK-2024a linkage group LG5, Mzebra_GT3a, whole genome shotgun sequence contains these proteins:
- the LOC101481802 gene encoding retinol dehydrogenase 10-B, which gives rise to MIVLVDLLLMLIDLTGSILSAILQTFLRPRLKCIDGELCLITGAGGALGRLFALEFAKEGAHLVLWDCNAAANEQTARLVRELGVRVHTYTVDLSKRRNIYETANRVRAEVGHVSIMVNNAGVVAGRRLLDCPDELLERTLLVNCHALFWMTKAFLPRMKEQNHGHIVTVASALGLFSTACVEDYCASKFGAVGFHESLTHELIAEDLNGIKTTLVCPYIVDTGMFAGCEIRKELRSIIPPLEPLYTVQQSMKAILAEQQMICIPRLMYIPFLARALLPWEANVATYRFMGGDKCMLPFIKNIEMKTSNGHTKLC